GCAGTAATGCAGCTCCAACCATGCCTGGTACCGCGGCAACTGTTTCAAGGACTATTGCTCGATTTCCATATCGTTTTTGAAAAAAGGTATCAGCAAAAAAGCGGAAAAATTTCACAAGTCCAAAGGCAACTTTATCACTGATGGTTTTAGCAGGTTTATGAGTTGCTGACATAATGGCTCCTTTGATTAGGTGATTGATGATGATTATAATAAAGATGTATTTAAAATACAACTTTATAGAAATGCCCCCTTTGTTTCAAGATTTAAGCAGACGCTTGACTCAGACTCTTCGAGGTGTTGCTTTCCAATTTCAATTGGTACAGCGTTCAAGTGAATTTTTTCACTGATAGCAAATGACTGTATTGGAAAATTGGTTAATCCATAGCTGCAAGATCAGTGATATAATTTCACGATTTTTTTATTTATCTTGGACATTATTGAATGAGTAACGTTACGACAAATAAGGCTCGCTTTTGTTTTAAACCAGTGGATAAATCACAACATGAGCTTGTTCTAAATTGGATTCATCAACCGCATATTAATGAATGGCTTCATGGAGAGGGGTTAAACAATACCATCAAAGACCTTGATCAATTCTTAAATCATGGTGAACCCTGGGCTACTCATTGGATAGCCTATGATAAAGAAATTCCCTTTGCTTATTTAATTACCTCTGAAGTGGAGCAATCAGAAGAATATCCTGATGGCGCAATGACACTCGATTTATTCATTTGCAGGTTGGATTATATCGGTAAGGGATTGTCAGTGCAGATGATTCATGAATTTATTTTGAGTCAGCTTTCTGATGTGAAAATAGTACTTATTGATCCGGAAATCTCTAATGAGCGAGCGGTTCATGTTTATAAAAAAGCTGGTTTTGAAATCATTGGGGAATTTATAGCATCATGGCATCCAGTACCACACTATAAAATGCAGTTGAGTATTGAAGCGCTAAAAAACAAATTAAAGGCTTAGATCAATTTTTACAAGACTCAATTTGCCCTGACAATTCAGTCCTTTCTTTCTCGTCATCTCTGCGTTCATGTTCAATTTAATCAATATGCTAAACTAAATATATTGATGCGTTACGGTTGATAGGCCGGTTGTAGTTCTTAACGATATTGAAACGCTTCTGGAAATCTATATATTTTGGAGAATATTATGAAAATAAAGGGATTTTTTATATCAATAGTATTGTTGTCCACTGCAATTGCAACATCCTCATTTGCTGGTTCCGAAGAAAGCACGGTTGATAATAAATTAAATGCGGTTATTACACCTAAAATTTTTGAAATGGCAAAAAAGAATGAAAATTGGAAGCTAGCATTTGTAACAGGTAAGGATGCTCAAGTTGTTTTTATGAATATCACACCTAAAACAAATCCCAAAAATGAGATTGGGATGGAAACCCATAAATTTGATCAGGTCATCTTTGTTGTAGAAGGTCAGGCTAAATCAGTGCTTAATGGCAAAAAATCAACAGTTACAGCAGGGGATATGATCTTTATCCCTCAAGGGATACCTCATAATTTTATTAATCTTAATGCAAGCAAACCGTTCAAAATCATTAGCGTGTATTCCGCTACTGATATTCCTGAGCATGCAGCCTATAAACAGAAATCAGATATGCCAGGAGAATAACTTGACGGCATATTGACCAAGACCTTTTTTATAGGAGCTTTGCTGCATATGCAACATAAAGAATATCATCGAATTGAACGAGTTGGTTGGTTACGTGCTGCCGTATTGGGTGCCAACGACGGTATTATATCTACTGCAAGCTTATTGATTGGCGTTGCTGCTGCGCACACGCCATATCATGGAATTCTTATAGCGGGGTTTGCAGGATTAATTGCTGGTGCGATGTCGATGGCTGCGGGTGAGTATATCTCTGTAAGCTCCCAGGCAGATACAGAAAAGTCTGCCCTAAAACGTGAAAAGAAAGAACTCGAGTTAAGTTTACCCAATGAAATACAGGAGCTCACTTCTATATACATTAATCGCGGACTAGAACCTGGACTTGCAAAAAAAGTTGTAAAGCAATTGATGGCTAAGGATGCATTAGGGCGCCCATGCTCGCGATGAGCTTGGAATTACCGAAGTTTCGAGTGCACGTCCTCTTCAAGCAGCATTGTTTTCCGCGTGCAGTTTTACTGTTGGTTCATTATTACCATTATTAATGATTTTTATTGCTCCCCAAACCCATCTTATTCTAATCATCTCAGTGATGGCGGTTCTATTTTTAGCATTACTCGGGGCAGTGGCTGCAAAGGTTGGCGAAGCGCCCATAGTATCAGGAGCATTGCGTGTGGTGGTCTGGGGGACGCTCGCAATGATTGTGAGTGCTGGTATTGGTTCCTTATTGGGTATTGCAGTGTAGGATTAATGCCAGTGAAAAATTGTCACTGCCCGTGGATGTCGCTTCTGGCAGTGCCTTTTCTAATTCATTATTAGGCGATACTTTCTTTTGTGTATAAGCAATTTTTTAAAAAATTGAGGAGCTGCGTTCCCAGCTCCTCATTAGATCTTGTGCCGTTACTTGATGTGTGACGTACTGCGCAAGTCATTTACATGGTCTACAAAATAGAACAATTATTCGATTGATATCGGTCAAATTCTGATGACTTATATTCTTCTAATCGGGGGCCATTAAAAAAATAGATGCAATTGCTGTTAGGATCAGGTTGTGTTTTGGTCAAATAAAGGTTTAATTTATCGATAGCTTCGTTTTCAGAGTCTGAGAAAGATGATCTGATTTTCAATAAATATTCATTAGCTTTTCCAAAATCGAAATGACTCATTTTACTGTCTAGGTAACCATATCGTAATCCTGTGATACGACTTGCTACTGATTGGGTTTCTTGTTGAATGCGAACCAGATTTTTCTTGGAATCGTCTACGACTACGATATCTCTTGGCAAAGGAGCACGTTTTAAATATTCTCTCAAAACAATTCCTTTATTCATACCATCACAATAAATAATACCATTCTGATACATTGCAGTCTGATGTCCTGATGCTAATAAATGGTAAGAGTTCTCTGGTTCCCCATGCTTTGAAAAGTTAATTTTTATTTCCCGCATTTGTTTTTCTGTTGTATCAATAATGCTAGGGCCTCGTGAGGTTAAGGCTATGACTGGGATGTGACATTTTTGCAGTAAGTGAATAATTGCAATTGTATCCGATTCAACAGCGCCAACTTTAATATTTTTATGGATGGCGTTACGTAGCGTCAATGCCAATTCAAATGCGTCATTGTC
This sequence is a window from Legionella cherrii. Protein-coding genes within it:
- a CDS encoding GNAT family N-acetyltransferase; the encoded protein is MSNVTTNKARFCFKPVDKSQHELVLNWIHQPHINEWLHGEGLNNTIKDLDQFLNHGEPWATHWIAYDKEIPFAYLITSEVEQSEEYPDGAMTLDLFICRLDYIGKGLSVQMIHEFILSQLSDVKIVLIDPEISNERAVHVYKKAGFEIIGEFIASWHPVPHYKMQLSIEALKNKLKA
- a CDS encoding cupin domain-containing protein encodes the protein MKIKGFFISIVLLSTAIATSSFAGSEESTVDNKLNAVITPKIFEMAKKNENWKLAFVTGKDAQVVFMNITPKTNPKNEIGMETHKFDQVIFVVEGQAKSVLNGKKSTVTAGDMIFIPQGIPHNFINLNASKPFKIISVYSATDIPEHAAYKQKSDMPGE